The Streptomyces durmitorensis genome contains the following window.
CGCGGTGCGCAGGTCGTCCGGTTCGATGTCCTTCAGCAGGAAGCCCGCGGCCCCGGAGCGCAGCGCCTCGAAGACGTACTCGTCGGCCTCGAAGGTCGTCAGGACCAGGACGCGTACGGCATCGAGCGTGCGGTCGGCGACGATGCGGCGGGTGGCTTCGAGGCCGTCGGCACGCGGCATGCGGATGTCCATCAGGACGACGTCGGGGCGTGTGGTGCGGGTCAGCTCCACCGCCGCGACGCCGTCCGCCGCCTCGCCTACCACCGCCAGGTCGTCGGTGAGGTCGAGCAGGGCACGGAAGCCCGCGCGGACGACGGTCTGATCGTCGGCAAGAAGCACCCTGATCCGCCCGCTCACGCGACTCTCCCCTCACTCCGGCCACTCACGCCGCCCACTCCTCACTCCGGCCACTCATGCCGCCCGCCCCTCGCCCCGCCCGCCCATGCCGGCCACTCCACGCCCCGCCGGCCCACGCGCGTCCCCTCTCGCCCCGCTCGCCCATGCCGGCCGCTCCTCACCCGGCCACCCATGCCGATCTCCCCTGGATCCCGCCGCTCACGCCGCCTGTCCCTCCTCGGCCTGCCCACCCCTGCCATCCACTCCTCACT
Protein-coding sequences here:
- a CDS encoding response regulator transcription factor, with product MSGRIRVLLADDQTVVRAGFRALLDLTDDLAVVGEAADGVAAVELTRTTRPDVVLMDIRMPRADGLEATRRIVADRTLDAVRVLVLTTFEADEYVFEALRSGAAGFLLKDIEPDDLRTAIRTVAAGQSLLSPGVTRRVIEEFARLKAPEAEAMRLLDPLTDREREVLALVGHGLANDEIGARLLMSPLTAKTHVSRAMTKLGARDRAQLVVLAYETGLVRAGEG